The following are encoded together in the Conger conger chromosome 11, fConCon1.1, whole genome shotgun sequence genome:
- the LOC133139967 gene encoding hydroxycarboxylic acid receptor 2-like: MAGCAFDRPLLSNVLPPLLLLECVLGMLGNGGALWIFCFHVKPWKSSTVFLFNLALADFLLIVILPFRAVYYLRELDWIFGDAFCRISLFMLAMNRGGSIFFLTAVAVDRYLRVVHPHHPINSMAVSRGACVAIFVWVLNISLTARLLTESHQNSTHCESFGGSSDWYHSVFLLEFAIPLVIILFCTARVMAQLCQKRLSKDARIRRALWCLSAVMVTFVVCFLPSNAALLLIWAKTLGGGAGCDKPVSTAFFIAISLTYLNSTLDPVVYYFSSPAFKRIYRKATRPSLWGKEAPAATVDMDGTRDSKV, from the coding sequence ATGGCAGGGTGTGCGTTCGACAGGCCACTGCTCTCCAACGTGCTGCCGCCTCTGCTCCTGCTGGAATGTGTGCTAGGAATGCTGGGTAACGGAGGGGCCCTCTGGATCTTCTGTTTCCATGTGAAACCCTGGAAGAGCAGCACCGTCTTCCTGTTCAACCTGGCTCTGGCCGACTTCCTGCTCATCGTGATCCTGCCGTTTCGTGCCGTCTACTACCTGAGGGAGCTGGACTGGATCTTCGGCGATGCGTTCTGTCGCATCTCACTCTTCATGCTGGCCATGAACCGAGGGGGCAGCATCTTCTTCCTCACCGCCGTGGCCGTAGACCGCTACCTCCGGGTGGTCCATCCTCACCATCCCATCAACTCCATGGCCGTCTCCAGGGGAGCGTGTGTCGCCATCTTCGTGTGGGTCCTCAACATCTCCCTGACAGCCCGGCTCCTGACTGAGTCTCACCAGAACTCCACCCACTGCGAGTCCTTCGGCGGGTCCAGCGACTGGTACCACTCCGTGTTCCTGCTGGAGTTTGCCATTCCGCTGGTGATCATCCTGTTCTGCACCGCCCGCGTGATGGCCCAGCTCTGCCAGAAACGCCTGAGCAAGGACGCCCGGATCAGGAGGGCCCTCTGGTGCCTCTCCGCCGTCATGGTGACGTTCGTGGTCTGTTTCCTCCCCAGCAACGCCGCCCTCCTGCTGATCTGGGCGAAGACGCTGGGCGGGGGCGCCGGCTGCGACAAGCCGGTCTCCACGGCGTTCTTCATCGCCATCAGCCTCACCTACCTCAACAGCACGCTGGACCCCGTGGTGTACTACTTCTCCAGCCCGGCCTTCAAGAGGATCTACAGGAAAGCGACGCGGCCCAGCCTCTGGGGGAAGGAAGCGCCCGCCGCCACCGTAGACATGGATGGAACCAGAGACTCGAAGGTATAA